A region from the Pseudomonadota bacterium genome encodes:
- a CDS encoding serine/threonine protein kinase has translation MPGRVKLVLAVLGVVLVGLQAWRWHAARAEIEALAGPNHPKGYLIETVPSGLTLTVEGKEIGVTPCVYSPRERNATEMPSGVTSPAPDEKTVETLRFAGAFEDTVTLPLYVGADWVKYPDDLRFRPRYVFSDAALIGWWLPGLVSLPLLAAAFALHARDRVHQADESTALRDTVENVEPGGRVGDWRLGKRLGEGAMAEVFEGHRLGASASSDTTEGVAVKVLFEAVSSDPEFRQRFEREALIGRRFKHPNLVTLFASGQVGERLYVVMQRVSGGTLRDRLQRGPMALDDALAALDDICAGLSHAHGLGVVHRDLKPENVLFDGAGRCRVVDFGLARTQGQQTITATGAIMGTPAYMAPEQVEGVRGDARLDLYALGCVAYEMLAGRPPFVSSDLTQTLMAHLSDVPTPLRDLAPHVPSHVEQTIMAMLEKHPEDRPSSVDEVARRLRGDA, from the coding sequence GTGCCGGGTCGCGTGAAGCTCGTGCTGGCGGTGCTCGGGGTTGTGCTCGTCGGCCTGCAGGCCTGGCGGTGGCACGCCGCGAGGGCCGAGATCGAGGCGCTGGCGGGTCCGAATCATCCCAAAGGGTATCTCATCGAGACAGTTCCCTCCGGACTCACGCTCACGGTCGAAGGCAAGGAGATCGGGGTGACGCCGTGTGTGTATTCCCCCCGCGAGCGGAACGCGACTGAGATGCCCTCGGGTGTGACCTCCCCCGCGCCCGACGAGAAGACTGTTGAGACGCTGCGCTTCGCCGGAGCCTTTGAAGACACGGTGACGCTACCACTCTACGTGGGGGCAGATTGGGTTAAATATCCGGACGACCTGCGCTTCCGTCCACGCTACGTCTTCAGCGACGCCGCCCTCATCGGCTGGTGGCTGCCGGGCCTCGTCTCGCTGCCCCTGCTGGCGGCGGCATTTGCGCTTCACGCGCGCGATCGCGTTCACCAGGCAGATGAGAGCACGGCCCTGAGAGACACCGTCGAGAACGTCGAGCCCGGGGGGCGGGTCGGCGATTGGCGCCTGGGGAAGCGTCTCGGCGAGGGGGCCATGGCCGAGGTGTTCGAAGGGCATCGCCTGGGGGCGAGTGCTTCCTCCGACACCACGGAGGGGGTTGCGGTGAAGGTGCTGTTCGAGGCCGTCTCGAGCGACCCGGAGTTTCGGCAGCGGTTCGAGCGCGAGGCCCTCATCGGGCGTCGCTTCAAGCACCCCAACCTGGTGACGCTGTTCGCTTCGGGACAGGTGGGCGAGCGTCTCTATGTGGTCATGCAACGGGTCTCGGGGGGGACCTTGCGTGATCGCCTGCAGCGCGGTCCGATGGCCCTCGACGACGCCCTCGCCGCCCTCGATGACATCTGCGCCGGACTGTCGCACGCCCACGGCCTCGGTGTGGTGCACCGCGACCTCAAGCCGGAGAACGTGCTCTTCGACGGCGCAGGCCGTTGCCGCGTGGTCGATTTCGGTCTTGCCCGCACCCAGGGCCAGCAGACCATCACGGCCACCGGCGCCATCATGGGCACGCCGGCCTACATGGCGCCGGAGCAGGTCGAGGGCGTTCGGGGAGATGCCCGTCTCGATCTGTATGCCCTGGGGTGCGTGGCCTATGAGATGCTGGCGGGGCGACCGCCCTTTGTCTCCAGCGATCTCACGCAGACGCTCATGGCGCACCTGTCTGATGTGCCAACCCCTCTGCGCGACCTTGCGCCACACGTGCCGTCGCACGTCGAGCAGACCATCATGGCGATGCTCGAGAAGCATCCCGAAGACCGCCCCTCGTCGGTTGACGAGGTTGCGCGGCGGTTGCGGGGGGACGCGTGA